A segment of the Collimonas fungivorans genome:
TTGTCCGGCAGGCACATCGAGCAGGCTGGCGAACAAGGCGCGTGCTTCCGGCAGGCCGCTGGCGATGCCGTAGTTACGGGTGTCGGTGCCGTCCACCGCGGTAAAACCGTCGAGCTGCTGCAGCAAGGCGCTGGACAGGTCCAGCTGTTCCGGAGCCGGCTTGCCGCGCGACATGTCGAGCTTGAGGCCGAGCTGCTTGAATGCATCGTATTGCGCTTGAATATCTTGTGAAATCATTGCTCCATCCTGCAGAAGCAGCCCCTGGCGGGGCTGCGCGTTAATTAATCAATAAGTCAATCAATAACCCAGTGCAAGCCCCGAGTTGCGGCGCGGATCGTTGGCGCCGTAGAAACGGTTCTTGCCTACCGGCTTGCCGCCCAGCGACGGCGCCCCGACCAGGATCGCGGCGACATGGTTGAACGGTTGCGGCACGGTGAATTTCTGGCCCCAGCCTTCAAGGATTTTCTGGGTGTCGGGGCTGAGGGTGAACGGTTCGAGATTGGTCGCCTCCGGCAGCCACTGCTGGTGGAAGCGCGGCGCATCGACTGCTTCCTGGATGTTCATGCCGTAGTCGATCACGTTGAGCATGGTCAGCAGGGTCGCCGTGATGATGCGGCTGCCGCCGGGCGTGCCAACCACCATCACGGTCTTGCCGTCCTTGGTGACGATGGTCGGGCTCATCGACGACAGCGGACGCTTGCCGGGAGCGATGGCGTTCGCTTCGCCCTGCACCAGGCCGTACATGTTGGGCACGCCGATCTTGGCCGTGAAGTCGTCCATCTCGTCATTGAGCATGATGCCGGTCTTGCTGGCCATGACGCCGGCGCCGAACCAGTCGTTCAGGGTGTAAGTCACCGACACCGCGTTGCCCCATTTGTCGACGATCGAATAATGCGTCGTATTGCTGCCTTCATGCGGCTCGACCCCAGGTTTGATGTCCTGCGATACGCCGGCCTTGTGCGGATCGATGGCGCTGCGGATCTTGGTCGCATAGCCTTTGTCGAGCAGGCGGGCCAGCGGGTTCTTCACGTAGTCGGGATCGCCCAGGTAGCTGTTGCGGTCGACATAGGCATGGCGCATGGCTTCGATCTGGTAATGCATCGCCTGCGCAGAGCGGAAGCCGAGGTTTTGCATCGGATAACCCTCGAGGATGTTCATGATCTCGCAGATGACCACGCCGCCCGAGCTGGGAGGCGGCGCCGAGACTACGTGGTAGCCGCGGTAATCGCATTCGACCGGCGCCAGTTCGCGGGTTTTGTACTGGTCGAGATCGGGCTGGGTGATGATGCCCCTGCCGGCCTGGCTGGAGACGACGATGGCTTGCGCCACCCAGCCCTTGTAGAAACCGTCGCTGCCCTTGGCGCTGATTTCACGCAAGGTCTTTGCCAGGTCCTTTTGCACCAGCTTCTGGCCGACGCGGAACGGCTCGCCTTTGTTCAGGAAAATGGCGCCCGAGCCGGCCGCATCTTTCCTGAAAACTTCGGTCGTGGTCTCCAGCATGTCGACGTCGCCCTGGTCCAGCACAAAACCGTCTTCGGCGTACTTGATGGCCGGCGCAATCACCGCCGCGCGTTTCATTGTGCCGTATTTGCTCAACGCCAGTTCCATGCCGGACACCGTGCCCGGCACGCCGACCGCCAGGTGGCCCTTGGTGCTGAGATTAGGGACCACGTTGCCGTTCTTGTCCAGATACATGTTGGCGGTGGCCGCCAGCGGCGCTTTTTCGCGGAAATCGAGGAAGGTCTTGCGGCCATCGGCCAGCTGGATGGTCATGAAACCGCCGCCGCCGATATTGCCTGCGGCCGGGTACACCACCGCCAGCGCATAACCGACCGCCACGGCTGCATCGACGGCATTGCCGCCGTCCTTCAGCACATCGACGCCGACGCGGGTAGCCAGGTGCTGGGCCGTGACCACCATGCCGTTTTCGGCAGCGGCCGGCGCTAGCGAAGCGGCTTGCGCGCAGGCAAAACAAAGGGCGAATGCCGTTGCAAGCAGCGACTTGGCCAGGGGATTGGATTTCATGTGCGGGTCTCCAGTGCTGAGGAAAGGGACGTTGCTGGCTGCGGCCTGGCGGCCGGACGACGCCAGGACCGTGCACAACATTCTATAGTGGATAAGCCGGAAATAGCAGAAACTAAGCTGTCGCCGACTCAACCTTGCGCAGCGCTGTCAACGATGCGCGCTGCCGCCCTTGCCCATCGAAATTTTCCGGCGCCAGCCATTTTTCAAAAGCGCTGCGCAGCTCGGGCCACTCGCTGTCGATGATGGAGAACCACGCCGTATCGCGCGAACGCCCCTTGTAGACGGTGGCCTGGCGGAATATGCCCTCGAACTGGAAACCGAGGCGCGCAGCGGCCTGGCGCGACGGAGCGTTCAGGCTGTCGCATTTCCATTCGTAGCGCCGGTAACCGAGCTGATCGAAGGCGTGCTTCATCAGCAGATACTGGGCCTCGGTGGAAACCGGCGTGCGTTTCAGCAAGGGCGAAAACGCCACAAAGCCGACCTCGACGACGCCGTTAGCCGGGTCGATCCGCATCAGGGACAAGGTGCCGACCGCGTTTCCCGTCTTCAGCTCGATCACCGCATAGTGCAAAGGATCGGCGCTGGCGGCTGCCTGTTCGGCATGCTTGCGGTAGCTGGCGGCGTCGGCGAACGGGCCGACCGACATATAGGTCCAGTCGCGGCCATCTTCCGCCTGGCTGTAGGCGGCATACAGGGCGGCGGCGTGGCGTTCCGCGTCCAGCGGCTCGAGGCGGCAGTAGCGTCCTTCGATGGCGGCGTTGTGCGGCGGACGCGCGCGCGCGCTCCATTCAGGCAATGCTGCGCCGATTGGCTGCTGGTAGGGATTCAAAGTGCTGGGCATAGAAGTTTCCTTGTTCGATGAGGCCGGTCATGCACTGGGCATGTGCTAAAGTAGGCTTTTCGTGGCACCGGAAAAAGAGCCACATCATATATATTTCATGGTGCCACCAGGCACATCTTGCCCATGACGACCATCCCAGCCCTCTTGCCGCAAGCCTTGCTCGAAGCGCCGCTGCTGAAACACAGCGGCGCGGCGCCGATGCAGCGCCAGTTGCACCATCGTATCAAGGAAACCATCCTCGATGGCCGGCTGGCGCCCGGCAGCCGTTTGCCCGGCTCGCGCGCCTTGGCCGAAGCGCTGTCGATCTCGCGCAACACGGTGACGGCCGCTTATGACCTGCTTGCCGCGGAAGGTTATGTCGAACCGGACCGCCAGGGCACCCGGGTGGCGACGCTCTCGCGCCCACCGCCGCGCGCCGAGCGCAACACGCCGCCGGCGCCGGCCACCGCACTGCGCCTGAGGCACATCCAGCCCAGTGCGCCGCGCAGCGACGCCAGCGCGACATTGCGGCCGGGCGTGCCGGCCTTGTCTCATTTTCCACTGGCGGCCTGGCGCCGCGTCGTCGACCGCGCGATCCGCCGCAGCGGGCCGTCGGCCCTGGGTTATGGCGATCCGCTGGGCGAACCGGCGCTGCGCGCCGCCATCGCTCGTCACCTTGGAGTCGCCCGCGGCGTGCGCTGCGATCCGGCCCAGGTCATCATTACCGAAGGCGCGCAGGAAGCGCTGGCGTTGTGCGTGCGTTTGTTGACCAATCCCGGCGATACCGCCTGGGTCGAGGATCCGGGTTATCGCGGCGCAAAGGCGGCGATGCATGCGGGCGACCTGCACATCGCGCCGCTGCGCGTCGACAGCGACGGCGTAATCGTGGCCGAAAGTGACTGGAAATCCCCGCCACCGCACTGGCCGCCGCGCCTGATCTACACCACGCCTTCGCATCAATACCCGGCAGGCGCCGTGCTGACTGTGGCCCGGCGCCTGGAGCTGATTGCGCAAGCGCGTCGCCATGGCGCCTGGATCATCGAAGACGACTACGACAGCGAATTCCGTCATGCAGGCGAATCCATCGGCGCCATGCAGGGACTGGTTGCGCAGGCGCCGGTGCTGTATGTGGGGACATTCAGCAAGACCATGTTCCCGTCGCTGCGGCTGGGATTCCTGGTGCTGCCGGCAGCGCTGCTGCCTCAATTGCAGACGCCGCTGGAGGAAATACTGCGCGGCGGCCACCGCTACGAACAGCTGGCGCTGGCCGAGTTTATCGAAAGCGGCCAGTTCGGCCGGCACCTGGGCCGCATGCGACGCCTGTACCGCGACCGCCAGCAGGCGCTGCGGCAAGCCATGGCCCAGCATATGCAGGTGCCGCACACCATTGAAGGCGGCCACTGCGGCTTGCACCTGACGGTACGGCTGCCGGCCCAATATCCGGACCGCAAGATCGCCGAGGCCGCCCGCCGTTACGGCATCGCGCCCTCCCCGCTGTCGGGTTTCGCGCTGCAGCCAAGGCCGGAAGACAATGGCCTGGTGCTCGGCTATGGCAACACCTCCGCCGAACTGTTCGAACCCCTGGTGCGGCGCCTGTCGCAGCTGGCGCGTGCCGCGGAAATCGCTTAACTCGCCGGCAGTTCTTCTATGGCGTCGACGCGGTCGGGGTAAAACGCCAGGTGGTCCTTGATCTCGGCTACGGCTGCATACGGCGCCTCATAACTCCAGACGCTGTTCACGGTACGGTCGCCGCCGCCGGGAATGCTGTAATAAGAACATTCGCCCTTGTAGGGACAGTAGGTGGTGTGAGTGCTCGACTCCAGCTGGGACATGTCGACATCCTGGCGCGGAATGTACTGCACCCCTGGATACGCCGCCTCGCGCAGCGTCAGCGCATTGCTGGTTTCGGCAATGATGCGTCCGGCGACGGTGACGCGGATCCACGCCGGGTTTGGCGTCACTGTGATCGGATGATCCGGGCCCGGGATCTTTATCGGCTTCTCAGTCATGGCGCTAGTCCTTTCCTGTGGCTTGCGTTAAACGTGTATCGGACAAGATATCACGCACCTGAATGAACCGTTCGAGCTAGTGGAAATCGGTCTAGCGAGACAACTCTTCCCACTGGTCTATTTCGTGGACTGCTGCACGCTGAGCTTGTCGCGCACGAGGCGCAAGGCATCCGTTCCGAACAGCAAATGCGCCGGCGGATTGTCCGCAGCGCCTAGCCTCAGGATTCCGCGTCCCACCTTGGTCGGATCGAATGGTTATTCTCCAGCCTTGAGCCTAAGCAGAAAAATCTATCTCGCCCTCATCCTCAATTGCGTTTCTTCTGATACAGGTGAAAGCTCTATATTTCTTTAACCCAACGTTGAGCCTCTTCTCTAATTGCATTATCAAAAAACTGTTTGTCATCTGGTCGCTCTTCCATTTCGCTCGCAGCATAGATAAAACTATCAAGCTCGTGGAATTCTCGGTCTTGAGCATTAATGGTCGCTCGCCAAATTAAATTTGCACCGTCTAATGGTGAAATTTTATCGGACAAAATCGAGGACGAAATCTGCTTTGCGTAATGCCTCAAAGCTTCAATCTTCGACATTGCACCGCCACCACCGTTTTTCAGAATTTGTTTAAAAAATTTCTGAATTTGTTCGGTCTCATTTGGAGAACAGATAGCTAATTGTAAAATCACCTCAGACTCGAAGCCATCAGTAAGTGCGGACCTCGCAAGTTTTGGCAACTCTGCACTCGGGAGCATTCCCAGCACCCACATTGCCTCAATTTGCAACAAATCAAATGTTTTATTCATTTAAATTTAAATCCTTCTCGAATACCGTTCACCAAATTTTGCCAATAATGAATAGTGATATTTTCGCCTGTAGTCAAATTTGTTTGAACATATTGCATTTTCGCCCAAATTTCCTCTGGGTAACGTGCGTCGTTAATTAATCCCTGCATTATTCTTTGCCCGAGTCCACTTTGCGCGGCCTCCATTGCTAGCTGTTCGGCCAGGTTTACGGCTGCTGTTCTAACACCTGTTATAGCGGCTGGCCCAATACAAATACTCGGTCCATTGCCTGTTGAAAAGCAACCATTGTCATCAACTATAGGAGTTGGAAATAGTGGCCCGCAACTTGTTCCATCGTCAAAAAGGGGATTTCCGCCTGCTTGATAACCTGGCATGAAGCCGCGTAGGCCAAACGGATCAACCCTCGAAATCGGATTTCCCCCGACATAGGAATATCCATTGGTTTGTCCGGCATTCCATCCAATTGGGTCCTGCGATACAAACCGTCCCCAAGCCGGTGAGTAATACCGTGCCCGGTAATAATACAACCCGATCGCATCATTCTCCCGCCCCGTGTACTGCTGGCTGTTGTCGTTAGTCCCAAGCTGTATCGTATTGCCATAGGCATCGTAGCTGTAACTCGTCACCGTCGCCTGCGTCGCGTCCGTCGCCAGAATGACGCTGCCCAGCGCATCGGTCAACATCGTATGATTGCCCGCAGTGCTTTGCCGCGTCAGCACATTGTCAACCCCGGGCTCGACGATCAGATTGGCCGTCACCCCGGCGCCGCTGCCGGTGCCGCTCTTCTCCTGCACAAAGTTGATGCCGTCATACAGATACCCGGTCGAGGTTGTGCCGATCGTCTTGCCTACCCGCCGTCCAAACGCGTCGTACTGGAAACTCGCCGTATTGCCGCCGCCTATGCTCTGCAGCTGGTTCCGTGCATCCCAGGTATAGGTATTGGTACCGTCGCTGGTCAGATTGCCGTTCGCATCGTACGTCAGCGTCTGCGCACCAAACGTCGTCAACTGGTTCGCTGCATTAAAACTGGTCGTGCTCACCGGCGTGCCGGGATTGGTTTGCGCCAGCGATCCACCAACGCCGGTACGGCGTCCCACCGTGTCGTAGGTGTAGCTCAAATCGCCGATCGCTGAACCATCCGCCTTGGTGTACGTGATCCCGGTCAGCTGGTTGCCATTGTCATAGCTATAGCCGGCATGGATGCCATTCGGATAGATGCGCTGGGTCAGGCGGTTGGCGTTGTCGTAGCTATAACCGGTGGTTTGCACCACATTGCCGTTGCTGCTGCCGGCGGCCTGCTGGATCTGCGTCAGCCGGTCCGCCACGTCGTAGCTATATGTAATCGTCGGCTGGCCGGTGACCGTCAGCGTCAGGCGCCGTCCGCCCGCATCAAATGTCCGGGTAACCGTCCCTTGCGGCGTGGTTTCGCTCAGTGTCCTGTCCAGCAGATCATAACTGCGCGTGATCGTGCCTGAAACCGAGTCGACGACCTGCGTGAGCCGGTTGCCGTTATCCCAGGTAAATGCCGTGCTGCTGGCACTACTCGTGCCGCCGGCATTGGCGCCGTAGCTGATGCTGGTGAGGCGCCCCAAGACATCGTAGGTACTGTTGGTGATCTGGCCCTTGTTATCGATGCTCTGGCTGACCTTGCCGCCCGCCTCATACGATGCCGTGGCCTTGTGCGCCAACGCATCGGTCATGCTGTTCATCCGGTCCCGGCCATCATAGGTGAAGCCGGTGGCGTTGTTGTTCTCATCAACCTGGCTCAGCACATTGCCGTTGCCGTCGTAGCTGATCTGCGCCGCCCCGCCCTTGGCATTGGTGATCGCCGTCGCACGATCCAGATCGTCATAGCCCACATAGGTGCGATTGCCCAGCATGTCCGTCACGCTGGTCGTACGGCCGATGATGTCGGTGTACGAACTCACCGTGCGTCCCAAGGCATCGGTGACTGCCTGCAGATCAGCGCCGGCATAGGCAAAGCTGGTGGCATGGCCCAGCGCATCCTTGACGCTGGTGCGCCGGCCCTTGCTGTCGTAGGTCATCACCACCGCATGGCCCAGTGCGTCCGTGGCCTGGATCAGGTTGCCCAGGTTGCTATAAGTCAGCGTCGTGCTGTTGCCGTTCGGATCCGTGATGCTGGTCGGCAGGCTGTACGTCAGGTCATACACGATATTGGTCGTCACCGCATTGCTGGTACCCGACAATTGGGTGATCTGCGTCTTGTTGCCCAGGCGGTCATACTGGTACGCCGTCACCCGGCCCATGGCATCGGTGCGGCTGTCGAGCAGATGTGTGGTGCTGTTCCAGTTATTGCTCGCCGTTTGCTGAAGGGACGTACCGAACGCGCTGATGACGCTGGTCGGAGCCCCATTCGTATCGAAGCTATAACGCGTGACCGTACCGCGTTCATCGGTGGCGTCGGTTTGCAGCACCGTATCGAAACCGGCCGTACTGGTCCCGGTGCCTGTTTGCGACGATTGCAATACATAGCTGAACTGGAAGAACCGGCCATCCGCATAAGTTTGCTTGCTCAGGCGGCCGTTGCCATCGAAGACATTGGTGGTCTTGACGTTGCCGTTCTTGTCCGTCACCGTCAGCATGTTGGTGCTGGACTTGACGCCGCCCAGGGAGTGGGCAGGATCGAGCGTCTGCGTCCCATAGGTATATCGGGTGGTCTTGCCTGCCGGATCGGTCACTGTCATCAACCGCCCGCTGGCATCGTAGGCATAACCGACCGTGCGCGCCAGGTCGTCCTTGACCTGGGTGATGCGGTTGCTTGCATCATAGGTCAGATACACATTGCGTCCGCTCGGCGAAATGATCTGGGTCAGGTTTGCGTTGGTGCGCACCAGTTGCGTCAGGTTGCCGAAACGGTCCTTCATAGCCAGCATGGCCCCCTGCCGCGCCGTGCCGCTGCCGTCGCCGACGCCAGGGAAATAATAGATGTCGCCGGTTTTAAGCGTCACGCTCCAGCTGGCGCCGGGATAGGTGGGATCCCATTTCACAATGGCGCCGTAATACGCCGTGGTCGGATCCGATGTGCTCTGGAATACCGCATTGGTATAGCCGGTGCCGCCCGAAACACGGACGAAATTGATCTGGCCACCGTCCGGCTTGATCAGCGCGGCATACGGCAGGATCTGGTCTTTGCTGGTATCGTAGCCGCCGGTCAGGAACATGTCGTAGGACAGGTTCGTACCAATACCGAAGGCGCGGCTGGCGTCATCGGCCTGGCGGTAACTGCGACTGACCCGGATCGGTACGATGTCGGCGATCGCCAGGTCGGTTTCATGATTGATGAACAGGCCCGAATAGGTATCGACCGGATCGGCTGCCTTGCAACCGCAATCCTTCGGGCCAGCGGATGGCGCATTCGTGGAAGGTGCCATTGTGGTGATCATCGCACCGGTAAATTCATAGATGCGCACATTCGCATCCGGCATCACCTGCTTGCCGTCGGCCGTCACCGTACCCTGGCCGTATTCAAACCAGCCGCGTTTGGCCGCGTCATAATCCCAGAACGTCATCCGTGTGCCAGGGGCCGCGTGAGGATAGTTTGGATAGACAATTTGCGCACCTTTGGCGCTGGCGGCATTGATGCCTTCCAAGTGCGAGCCACCCGGCTGCACTGTGAAATACACCGGCACGTTGATATGCGGCAGCGGGAACGGCGGCTGGTTGACCGGCACCGCAGTCATGCTGATTTCAGTGACGATCTTGCCGTGGGCGTCGCGAATGACCATACCGGCCGGAATCCGCAATTCCAGGCCCGGGATTTGCGGGTTGCTCAATACAGTGTCACCTTGGGTCGGCGAGGCAATCTTCAGCGTTTGCGGATTCAGGCGCGACATCCAGATCACGAACGGCAGCAAATTGGGCTTGCCAGCTTCCACATTAAACCCATATTCGTAGCGGCCATAGTGCTGTTCGCCGATGGTCGCCGACTCACCGTCAATGACCAGGATCTGGCGGCCGGACGGCACCGGCGAGAGCGTAAATTCACCATTGTCGTCGGTCTTGACCTGCCGCTCGCCGATCGAGAGCGTGGCGTTGACCAGCGGTTTGCCATTCAAGCGCAGCACCTGGCCCGAGACCGAGGTCACGCCGGTCGCTACCGGTTCGACATTCGGGATCCGTTTCAGGGCGACATCGGCCGGCGTCAGCGACATCAGTTCCGGGTAGCCGTACAGCACACGGCGCAAGGCCAGGTTCTTCGGCAGATGCTGCTGCGAGACATTGCGGTCGCCGCGTCGCCACTGGCCGTAATGATCGCCCACGCCAGGTACCCACAATTCGCCTTCTTCGGCAGTCGCTTCGCTCGTCACCAGGTCATTGGTCGGCGCCTTGGGTGTCGGCACCGGTGCCGCATCCTTGCTGGCGGGACCGCTGCTGGCGCCGGAGGCCGTGCTGCCGTTGCCTGCAGCTGCTGCACCCTGCACCAAAGTGGCCTGGGCGATGGCGGCAGCAGTGCTTGCCGTATTCAATGCCACCGTCTTGAAACCAACCGCCGTCAACGGCAAGGCCTGGCCAAACTGATCGGTGGCCCCTTGCACAAACAAGGTATAGGAACTGGCCGGCAGCAATTCCTGTTTCGGTGTCGCAAACAGCAGCACGCCATTGGCGGCAGCCACCGGCAGCACGCCTACTGCGCCATTCGGCCCCATCAGCGTGACGGTGGCGTTGTTGAACGAGCCGATCGCCATCTTCTGCGAGAAGCGCAGCACCACCCGTTGCGCCACCGGCACGTTGGCCGTGCCGCTGGCGGGCGCCTGGCCCAGCACCGCGGGAGCCTCACTACGATTCAGGCCGCCGGCAAGCTGCTGCACCTGCTCCATCGACAACGGTGCGAACTGGCCGCTCTCGGGTGAGTAGGCTTCCGCTGTCGATTGCACCTGCCCGCTCACCGTAGCGCCGGACCAGACCAGTACACGATTGTCTGGCAACAGCACGGCGATGGGCGCGATACGGTCGCTGCCCAGCTTGGCGGCGAGACGCTCTATCTTGCGCGACAACGGATCGTAGATATCCACGTCGCGGATCGGATTGCCGCGGCCATCGACGCCGCCGGCCAGCAGAACACGGCCGTCCATCAGCACCGTGGCGCTGTGGTCGCTACGCCCTGCCAGGCCCAGGCTGCCAAGGTCCGTGAACAAACCGGTCGCCGGATCGAACAATTCTGCGTCCGCCAATACCCCGCCATGGCCATCTACGCCGCCCAGCACCAGCACACGGCCATCAGCGAGCAAGGTCGCGCTATGGCGCGTACGCGCCAGGTGCAGCGTCGCCGGCAAGGCCGTGCGCTGACCATCAACCCCAATCCGCCAGGCCTGGTTGCCGGCAGCACCGGCACTGGCCCCACCGATGACCAGCCACTGGCCATCCGCCAGCTGCGTGGCGCTTTGCCCGGCAAGCAGCACCGGTTGTACTGCCAGCAGCCGCGATAGTGCATCAACTGCCGTGGCAGCCGTAGCGGTCGTACTCGCCACAGGCAAGGCCGGTGCCGCTGCCGCTGCCGCCGGCATCCCCCCTGCACAAACCAGCGCCAGCAACAAGGCGCCGGCAACCCGTCGCGAAACAAACGACGACGCATCCTGCATCATCTTGGTACGTAACGAGTGCTTCATGGCGTGGGTGCGTTCCATCATGGAGTGGGAAATGACTTTAAGGTTCTTAGGAAAAATGGCGACCATCATGGCTTCAAACCAAACTGCGTGACAGCAAGCGTGCCGCTAAAAGAAGTGGCCGCGCTAACCGGAGTAACTAGCAAGGTGTATGTACCCGTCAACGGCAAACCAGTACTCGTGGACGTGACTTCCGGTACATTCCAGGTAGCATCTCCCGTAGCCGTCATTGAACTTGTCACCATTGCTCCGTTTGGTCCGATAAGCGAAATACTGATGGGTGAATTTGCCGGGATCGTGGTAATTCCAGATAGCGTGATATTTAAGTACCATCCCATTGTCCCGGCAAAGGCATAAATCCCGGTTTGGCCCGCCACCTGACTGATGCCAAATTTCGCGCCATCGGTCGTCAGCATCCCCGTTGCTGGAGGCAACAGTTGAAGTGCAACCTGGCCTGTTCCACCAGCGTAGGGGATAACGGACACCGTATAAGTGCCGGTTTGCGACAAGTTGTTGAGTTGTATTTTTCCTGTCGGATTATTGTCGACACTGAAATATTGGGAGGTAACTTGCGAACCATCGGGTGCATAGACATACAGGTATGAATAGGTTCCGCTGAAAGTGGCGCCAGTCCATACCAAGCTGTAGTTATCACCAGCCGTGGCGCTAAAGGTGTAACGCGCATTCTGGCCGGCACGTGCCGTAAACGTAGTCGCCGCAGCATTCGCCGTCAGCACTCCGGTCACTTCGCTCGACAACGTCAATGTCGCTTGCACCGTAGTCGTAGCAGTGGGTGGGGTTAGCACCAGCGTGTACACTCCTGTCGCTGGCAACACCGGCAAGGTACAACTGCTGTTGGCGCTGAAACTGCTGCAGTTGCTCGTCAATGTCGTGCCATTCGGCGCAATCACCGACCAGCCGACGGAGCCTCCCGAAGGCGTAATCACCACATTCGCAACGCCTAAACCAAGGCGCTGGCCAACTGCGCCTGTGAACGTGTATTGCCCGTTGCCGCCTGCGATCTGATTAATCGCCAGCGGCGCGCCATCGACCGTAAGCACTCCTGTTGCCGGCGACAATAACTGCAACGCAACTTGGCCCGTCCTGCCCGAATAAGGAACCACGAACACCGTGTAAGTCCCGGTCTGTGGCAAATTATTGAGTTGAATCTTTCCCATCTGGTAATTAGCCGCATCAAAAAAAGAAGAAGCGACTTGCGAGCCGTCGGGCGCATAGACGTATATGTATGAATAAGATCCATCGAAGGTGGCGCCGGTCCAGGCTAGGCTGTAGTTATCGCCTGCCGTGGCACTGAAGGTATAACGCGCATTCTGGCCCGCACGTGTCGTCGCAAAGGTGGTTGCCGCAGCATTGGCTGTCAACACCCCGCTCACCTCACTCGACAACGTCAATGTCGCCTGTAATGCAGTCGCGACGGAGGATGGCAACAGCACTATTGTGTACGCGCCGGTGGCAGGCAATGCGGGCAAGGTACAACTGCTGTTGCTGTTGCTGTTGCTGCTGCTGAAACTGCTGCAATTGCTAGACAATGTCGTGCCGTTCGGCGCCATCACCGACCAGTCAATCGAACCTCCGCTTGGAGTGATCGTGATCCCTGATATACCCAATCCAAGGCGTTGACCAACAGTACCGTTAAACGTGTAACGGCCACCAACGCCAGCCACTTGACTGAGCGCCAGCGGCGCACCATCGACCACCAATGTCCCCGTCATCTGGGACAACAATTGAATCGCCACCTGTCCGGCGCCACCCAGATAAGGTGCGATAGCTACGGTATAAGCACCTGTCTGCGGAAGATTGCTGAACTGAATTTTTCCCATCGAATTATTATCACTAAAATACTGGGAAATAATTTGCGAGCCGTCCGGGGCGTAGACATTCAAATATGAATTAGATCCTTTGAAAGTAGCGCCGGTCCAAATCAAGGTGTAATTATCCCCGGCTGTGGCGCTGAAGGTATAACGCGCATTCTGTCCGGGACGTGCCGTTGTAAAGGTCGTCGCCGCGGCATTCGCCGTCAGCACTCCGCTCAC
Coding sequences within it:
- the ggt gene encoding gamma-glutamyltransferase gives rise to the protein MVVTAQHLATRVGVDVLKDGGNAVDAAVAVGYALAVVYPAAGNIGGGGFMTIQLADGRKTFLDFREKAPLAATANMYLDKNGNVVPNLSTKGHLAVGVPGTVSGMELALSKYGTMKRAAVIAPAIKYAEDGFVLDQGDVDMLETTTEVFRKDAAGSGAIFLNKGEPFRVGQKLVQKDLAKTLREISAKGSDGFYKGWVAQAIVVSSQAGRGIITQPDLDQYKTRELAPVECDYRGYHVVSAPPPSSGGVVICEIMNILEGYPMQNLGFRSAQAMHYQIEAMRHAYVDRNSYLGDPDYVKNPLARLLDKGYATKIRSAIDPHKAGVSQDIKPGVEPHEGSNTTHYSIVDKWGNAVSVTYTLNDWFGAGVMASKTGIMLNDEMDDFTAKIGVPNMYGLVQGEANAIAPGKRPLSSMSPTIVTKDGKTVMVVGTPGGSRIITATLLTMLNVIDYGMNIQEAVDAPRFHQQWLPEATNLEPFTLSPDTQKILEGWGQKFTVPQPFNHVAAILVGAPSLGGKPVGKNRFYGANDPRRNSGLALGY
- a CDS encoding PLP-dependent aminotransferase family protein, producing MTTIPALLPQALLEAPLLKHSGAAPMQRQLHHRIKETILDGRLAPGSRLPGSRALAEALSISRNTVTAAYDLLAAEGYVEPDRQGTRVATLSRPPPRAERNTPPAPATALRLRHIQPSAPRSDASATLRPGVPALSHFPLAAWRRVVDRAIRRSGPSALGYGDPLGEPALRAAIARHLGVARGVRCDPAQVIITEGAQEALALCVRLLTNPGDTAWVEDPGYRGAKAAMHAGDLHIAPLRVDSDGVIVAESDWKSPPPHWPPRLIYTTPSHQYPAGAVLTVARRLELIAQARRHGAWIIEDDYDSEFRHAGESIGAMQGLVAQAPVLYVGTFSKTMFPSLRLGFLVLPAALLPQLQTPLEEILRGGHRYEQLALAEFIESGQFGRHLGRMRRLYRDRQQALRQAMAQHMQVPHTIEGGHCGLHLTVRLPAQYPDRKIAEAARRYGIAPSPLSGFALQPRPEDNGLVLGYGNTSAELFEPLVRRLSQLARAAEIA
- a CDS encoding DUF427 domain-containing protein, whose amino-acid sequence is MTEKPIKIPGPDHPITVTPNPAWIRVTVAGRIIAETSNALTLREAAYPGVQYIPRQDVDMSQLESSTHTTYCPYKGECSYYSIPGGGDRTVNSVWSYEAPYAAVAEIKDHLAFYPDRVDAIEELPAS